One genomic region from Curtobacterium sp. 9128 encodes:
- a CDS encoding sugar ABC transporter substrate-binding protein — protein MQRRRIIAGLAAAAAAALVLSGCSSGSSAGGSQSKDALTWSMWIAGKEDKAAWQKVADTVKSEDGITLTIQGAPFENYFTKLSTQLSAGSAQCVVSMQSLRAANYTESLLPLDDLAKKDGTDLSAFDSTALDGMKVDGKLYGLPYDTGPIMMFYNRDLFKQAGVAEPQPGWTVDDFEAAGAALKAKGITEYGSTVADLNLESMVYGYNGGRVITSGGKLDASNAKFADGLDWMASLVKKGYATQASSDSSTPGNDFAAGKVAMYTDGPWSLISQKAKVTFDLGVTTLPAGTSGPSTFAAGSGFGVSKQCKYPEQAFKAVQTMTSEKVLTSLAEQGRAFPGRTAAQAAWYSSAGIEGAEPALKAALAKSSPLLGNKQSDQLSQLFTQYALQAVNGQTSGKETMSSIAGQLGTQ, from the coding sequence ATGCAACGACGACGCATCATCGCCGGGCTCGCGGCGGCAGCAGCCGCGGCCCTCGTGCTCAGCGGCTGTTCCTCCGGCAGCAGCGCCGGCGGGAGCCAGTCGAAGGACGCCCTGACCTGGTCCATGTGGATCGCCGGGAAGGAGGACAAGGCCGCCTGGCAGAAGGTCGCCGACACCGTGAAGAGCGAGGACGGCATCACCCTGACGATCCAGGGCGCTCCGTTCGAGAACTACTTCACGAAGCTCAGCACGCAGTTGAGCGCCGGAAGCGCCCAGTGCGTCGTGAGCATGCAGTCGCTCCGCGCGGCGAACTACACGGAGTCGCTGTTGCCGCTCGACGACCTCGCCAAGAAGGACGGCACGGACCTGTCCGCGTTCGACAGCACCGCGCTCGACGGCATGAAGGTGGACGGGAAGCTCTACGGGCTGCCGTACGACACCGGGCCCATCATGATGTTCTACAACAGGGACCTCTTCAAGCAGGCCGGTGTGGCCGAGCCGCAGCCCGGCTGGACCGTCGACGACTTCGAGGCGGCCGGAGCGGCGCTCAAGGCGAAGGGCATCACCGAGTACGGCTCGACGGTGGCCGACCTCAACCTGGAGTCGATGGTCTACGGCTACAACGGCGGCCGGGTGATCACCTCCGGCGGCAAGCTCGACGCGTCGAACGCGAAGTTCGCGGACGGCCTGGACTGGATGGCCAGCCTGGTGAAGAAGGGCTACGCGACGCAGGCGTCCTCCGACTCGTCGACACCGGGCAACGACTTCGCCGCCGGCAAGGTCGCGATGTACACCGACGGTCCGTGGTCGCTCATCAGCCAGAAGGCCAAGGTCACGTTCGACCTCGGCGTGACGACGCTCCCCGCCGGGACGTCCGGCCCGTCGACCTTCGCAGCCGGCTCCGGCTTCGGCGTCTCGAAGCAGTGCAAGTACCCGGAGCAGGCGTTCAAGGCCGTGCAGACGATGACCAGCGAGAAGGTCCTGACCTCGCTCGCCGAGCAGGGACGCGCGTTCCCCGGTCGGACCGCGGCGCAGGCCGCCTGGTACTCCAGCGCCGGCATCGAGGGCGCGGAACCCGCGCTCAAGGCGGCACTCGCGAAGTCGTCGCCGCTGCTCGGCAACAAGCAGAGCGACCAGCTGTCCCAGCTGTTCACGCAGTACGCGCTCCAGGCGGTGAACGGGCAGACCTCCGGCAAGGAGACCATGTCCTCCATCGCCGGCCAGCTCGGCACCCAGTGA
- a CDS encoding enolase C-terminal domain-like protein has translation MSRITGLRVRDIRFPTSREHDGSDAMNPAPDYSAATVEITTDALDGLAGSAFVFTIGRGNEVQEAAIAALRGHVVGRDAEALLADMGGTWRELVHDSQLRWLGPEKGVMHMAIGAVVNALWDLRAKRAGEPLWAHLAGLAPEELVDLVDFRYLTDAITPAEALAMLREAEPLRAARRARLEAQGYPAYTTTPGWLGYDDDKLARLCREAVDEGFTQIKLKVGGDVDEDVRRMGIARAVVGPDIRIAVDANQRWDVDEAVAWIDRLRPFDIAWVEEPTSPDDVLAHAEIARRIAPIPVATGEHMANRVIAKQLIQAEAMRVLQIDATRVAGVNENLAILLLAAKYGVRVCPHAGGVGLCEAVQHLSMFDAVALSGDLDTRCIEYVDHLHEHFVTPVDVHDGRYWPPTAPGAGTEMLADSLDTYEFPDGPVWAVDSPRDAVRVA, from the coding sequence ATGAGCCGCATCACCGGTCTGCGCGTGCGCGACATCCGGTTCCCGACCTCTCGGGAACACGACGGGTCCGACGCCATGAACCCGGCGCCCGACTACTCCGCCGCGACCGTCGAGATCACGACCGACGCACTCGACGGGCTCGCGGGATCCGCCTTCGTCTTCACCATCGGCCGCGGCAACGAGGTCCAGGAAGCCGCCATCGCCGCACTCCGCGGACACGTCGTCGGTCGCGACGCCGAAGCACTCCTGGCGGACATGGGCGGCACCTGGCGCGAACTCGTGCACGACTCGCAGCTCCGCTGGCTCGGCCCGGAGAAGGGCGTCATGCACATGGCGATCGGCGCCGTCGTGAACGCCCTCTGGGACCTCAGGGCGAAGCGCGCAGGGGAGCCGCTCTGGGCGCACCTCGCCGGCCTCGCGCCCGAGGAGCTCGTCGACCTGGTGGACTTCCGCTACCTCACCGACGCGATCACCCCCGCCGAGGCGCTCGCGATGCTCCGCGAGGCCGAGCCGCTCCGTGCGGCCCGTCGAGCGCGGCTCGAAGCGCAGGGCTACCCGGCGTACACGACCACCCCCGGCTGGCTCGGCTACGACGACGACAAGCTCGCCCGCCTGTGCCGAGAGGCCGTCGACGAGGGCTTCACGCAGATCAAGCTCAAGGTCGGCGGCGACGTCGACGAGGACGTCCGCCGGATGGGGATCGCCCGCGCCGTCGTCGGTCCGGACATCCGGATCGCCGTCGACGCGAACCAGCGGTGGGACGTCGACGAGGCGGTGGCGTGGATCGATCGACTCCGACCGTTCGACATCGCCTGGGTCGAGGAGCCGACGAGCCCCGACGACGTGCTCGCCCACGCCGAGATCGCCCGCCGCATCGCCCCGATCCCGGTCGCGACGGGGGAGCACATGGCGAACCGGGTCATCGCGAAGCAGCTCATCCAGGCCGAGGCGATGCGCGTGTTGCAGATCGACGCGACCCGCGTGGCCGGTGTCAACGAGAACCTCGCGATCCTGCTCCTCGCCGCCAAGTACGGCGTCCGGGTCTGCCCGCACGCCGGCGGCGTCGGGCTCTGCGAGGCCGTGCAGCACCTGTCGATGTTCGACGCCGTGGCGCTGTCCGGCGACCTCGACACCCGCTGCATCGAGTACGTCGACCACCTCCACGAGCACTTCGTGACCCCGGTCGACGTGCACGACGGCCGCTACTGGCCCCCCACCGCTCCCGGAGCCGGCACCGAGATGCTCGCCGACTCCCTCGACACGTACGAGTTCCCCGACGGCCCGGTCTGGGCCGTCGACTCCCCACGCGACGCGGTCCGCGTCGCCTGA
- a CDS encoding TetR/AcrR family transcriptional regulator: MSTTEAPATDATATDDEHCGLRERKKQRTRQSMHEAALALVTDRGLAGVTVEEICAEAGVSTRTFFNYFSSKGHAALGLPGTAIPHHAREAFLASDGQLVHDLCDLFASTVELPEDRSRMKALVQARPEMVPTMLQWMADARLAVYEVACERTDADTARTATTLVMAAVIETAHRVTVGSRDELAARVRGVVAEMGRLAAS; the protein is encoded by the coding sequence GTGAGCACCACCGAAGCGCCCGCCACGGACGCCACCGCAACCGACGACGAGCACTGCGGCCTCCGGGAGCGCAAGAAGCAGCGCACCCGGCAGTCCATGCACGAAGCCGCGCTCGCACTCGTCACCGATCGCGGACTCGCCGGCGTGACCGTCGAGGAGATCTGCGCCGAGGCCGGCGTCTCCACCCGGACCTTCTTCAACTACTTCTCCTCGAAGGGGCACGCCGCCCTCGGGCTGCCTGGAACGGCGATCCCGCACCACGCGCGCGAGGCGTTCCTCGCCTCGGACGGGCAGCTCGTCCACGACCTCTGCGACCTCTTCGCGTCCACGGTGGAGCTCCCCGAGGACCGCTCCCGGATGAAGGCGCTCGTCCAGGCCCGCCCCGAGATGGTCCCGACGATGCTGCAGTGGATGGCCGATGCGCGGCTCGCGGTGTACGAGGTCGCGTGCGAACGCACCGACGCGGACACCGCCCGGACGGCCACGACCCTCGTGATGGCCGCGGTCATCGAGACCGCGCACCGCGTCACCGTCGGCTCGCGCGACGAGCTCGCTGCACGCGTCCGCGGCGTGGTCGCCGAGATGGGCCGGCTCGCCGCGTCCTGA
- a CDS encoding MDR family MFS transporter codes for MSTATAPVEVQRGRSSAPASTPGKPIMSHRQILLVIYGLMAGMFLSSLDQTIVGTAIRTIGDDLHGLDQQAWVTTAYLIASTITTPIYGKLSDVFGRRPLYIFGIAVFILGSLLSTMSTSMIMLAAFRAFQGIGAGALMSLPLAIMGDILAPRERAKYQGYFLAVFGISSVIGPLIGGLFAGASSILGVTGWRWVFLINVPIGVGALLMVIAFLHLPKFGDAKAKPRIDWWGATSVIVTLVPLLLVAEQGRTWGWGSAGAIACYVTGAVGLVAFLVIETLMKDDAIIPLKLFRSGVFSMATILGFLVGFAMFGAMLTIPLYLQIVTGLTPTESGFATLPMIGGLMIASIASGQIVARTGKYRQFPVIGTALVSIGYVVLTFMTIDKPLWFLMIGMFLIGLGLGQLMQSITLASQNSVQPRDMGVATSSATFFRQIGGTLGTAVLLSVLFSIMPANIVHATADKQNLTGALDAALNPTVASAKANQGVMDQIWNPIVTPIKQQVSSGLTDATSAAKQAADQAVTQQVTAAVQQQVAAGAVPAAAAQGVIDQQVAAALPEAESQALAAAADKAHATVENGALVVDWSDKAERTYWVDQVVPGVVKQMDKASSSSSSSSSSSETSDTSYLNGAAPALTRPFMTGFNTSAVTVYWVGFAVILLAFVLSWFFRAPPLRKSSALQEQADADGTADDLEAQAVEAANTMGSPTAPSTGSIPVQGPRSAN; via the coding sequence AGCACGCCGGGCAAGCCGATCATGTCGCACCGCCAGATCCTCCTCGTCATCTACGGCCTCATGGCCGGGATGTTCCTGTCCTCGCTCGACCAGACGATCGTCGGCACGGCGATCCGCACCATCGGCGACGACCTGCACGGACTCGACCAGCAGGCCTGGGTGACGACCGCGTACCTCATCGCGAGCACGATCACCACGCCGATCTACGGCAAGCTCTCCGACGTCTTCGGTCGTCGCCCGCTCTACATCTTCGGCATCGCGGTCTTCATCCTCGGATCGCTGCTCTCGACCATGTCGACGTCGATGATCATGCTCGCCGCCTTCCGTGCCTTCCAGGGCATCGGTGCCGGTGCGCTGATGTCGCTGCCGCTGGCGATCATGGGCGACATCCTCGCCCCGCGTGAACGTGCCAAGTACCAGGGCTACTTCCTCGCCGTCTTCGGCATCTCCTCGGTCATCGGCCCGCTCATCGGTGGGCTCTTCGCCGGTGCGTCGAGCATCCTCGGTGTCACCGGATGGCGCTGGGTGTTCCTCATCAACGTCCCGATCGGCGTCGGCGCGCTGCTCATGGTCATCGCGTTCCTGCACCTCCCGAAGTTCGGTGACGCCAAGGCGAAGCCGCGCATCGACTGGTGGGGCGCCACCTCGGTCATCGTGACCCTGGTCCCGCTGCTCCTCGTGGCCGAACAGGGCCGCACCTGGGGCTGGGGCTCGGCCGGCGCGATCGCCTGCTACGTGACCGGTGCCGTGGGCCTCGTCGCGTTCCTGGTGATCGAGACGCTCATGAAGGACGACGCGATCATCCCGCTGAAGCTCTTCCGCTCCGGCGTGTTCTCGATGGCGACCATCCTCGGCTTCCTCGTGGGCTTCGCGATGTTCGGCGCCATGCTGACCATCCCGCTGTACCTGCAGATCGTGACCGGGCTGACCCCGACCGAGTCGGGCTTCGCCACGCTGCCGATGATCGGTGGCCTGATGATCGCGTCGATCGCCTCCGGCCAGATCGTCGCCCGCACGGGCAAGTACCGCCAGTTCCCGGTCATCGGGACCGCGCTGGTCTCGATCGGCTACGTCGTCCTGACGTTCATGACGATCGACAAGCCGCTCTGGTTCCTGATGATCGGCATGTTCCTCATCGGGCTCGGCCTCGGTCAGCTCATGCAGAGCATCACGCTCGCCTCGCAGAACTCGGTCCAGCCACGTGACATGGGTGTGGCGACGAGCTCGGCGACGTTCTTCCGCCAGATCGGTGGAACGCTCGGCACCGCGGTGCTCCTGAGCGTCCTGTTCTCGATCATGCCGGCGAACATCGTGCACGCCACGGCCGACAAGCAGAACCTGACCGGTGCGCTCGACGCCGCGCTCAACCCGACCGTCGCGTCGGCGAAGGCCAACCAGGGCGTCATGGACCAGATCTGGAACCCGATCGTCACCCCGATCAAGCAGCAGGTCTCCTCCGGGTTGACCGACGCGACGAGCGCCGCGAAGCAGGCCGCCGACCAGGCCGTCACGCAGCAGGTGACCGCTGCCGTCCAGCAGCAGGTCGCAGCAGGCGCAGTCCCGGCCGCCGCGGCGCAGGGCGTCATCGACCAGCAGGTCGCCGCCGCACTGCCCGAGGCGGAGAGCCAGGCGCTCGCCGCTGCCGCCGACAAGGCGCACGCCACGGTCGAGAACGGCGCATTGGTCGTCGACTGGTCCGACAAGGCCGAGCGCACGTACTGGGTCGACCAGGTCGTCCCCGGTGTCGTCAAGCAGATGGACAAGGCATCGTCCTCCTCGAGCAGCAGCAGCAGCAGCTCCGAGACGAGCGACACGTCCTACCTCAACGGCGCGGCACCGGCGCTCACGCGGCCGTTCATGACCGGGTTCAACACCTCGGCCGTGACCGTCTACTGGGTCGGTTTCGCCGTGATCCTGCTGGCGTTCGTCCTCAGCTGGTTCTTCAGGGCGCCGCCGCTCCGCAAGAGCTCGGCCCTGCAGGAGCAGGCCGACGCCGACGGCACCGCCGACGACCTCGAGGCCCAGGCCGTCGAGGCCGCGAACACGATGGGCTCGCCGACGGCACCGTCCACCGGTTCGATCCCCGTCCAGGGTCCGCGTTCGGCGAACTAG